The following coding sequences are from one Candidatus Nitrohelix vancouverensis window:
- a CDS encoding phage major capsid protein, producing MNEVKTLVDDLNKAFLEHKNKNDQRLSELEKRGHADPLLENQVDRITRDLQELLQVKERVERLQALVNRPAFDMTGETKPERKARDHAILTYIRKGESALAPQEVKLLSSDSDPDGGYWVASAMSDRVVQKIHETSPMRHVAAVEMISGDALEIPEDINEADAGWTSEQASRTETATPEIGVRRIPVHELYAQPKATQTLLDDARIDVESWLAGKIADKISRMENAAFISGDGVGKPRGLLTYPTGTTNPGQVQQVNSGASAALTADGLRALFYALKSPYAERASWLMSRSSVEAVSKLKDTSGQYLWQPGLQAGEPQTLMGRPIERMEDMPDVAANSLSVAFGDWHQAYAIVDRIGIRVLRDPFSAKPFVMFYTTKRTGGDVTNFEALVLQKTAS from the coding sequence ATGAACGAAGTGAAAACTTTGGTGGACGACCTCAACAAGGCCTTCCTGGAACACAAAAACAAAAACGACCAGCGCCTTTCCGAATTGGAAAAACGCGGTCACGCCGACCCGCTTCTGGAAAACCAGGTGGATCGCATCACGCGCGATCTGCAAGAGCTGTTGCAGGTCAAGGAGCGCGTCGAACGCTTGCAGGCTCTTGTCAATCGTCCCGCATTCGATATGACGGGCGAAACGAAACCCGAGCGCAAGGCGCGCGATCACGCCATTCTGACCTATATCCGCAAAGGCGAATCTGCTCTCGCGCCGCAGGAAGTCAAACTCCTTTCTTCGGATAGCGACCCCGACGGCGGTTACTGGGTGGCGTCTGCCATGTCGGATCGAGTGGTTCAGAAAATTCATGAAACTTCGCCGATGCGTCACGTTGCCGCAGTGGAAATGATCTCCGGCGACGCTCTGGAGATTCCCGAAGACATCAACGAAGCGGATGCGGGATGGACTTCCGAGCAGGCTTCGCGCACCGAAACGGCGACGCCTGAAATCGGCGTGCGACGCATCCCCGTACACGAGTTGTATGCTCAGCCGAAAGCCACGCAAACCTTGCTGGACGATGCGCGCATCGACGTGGAATCCTGGCTGGCGGGCAAGATCGCCGATAAGATTTCCCGTATGGAAAATGCGGCTTTCATTTCCGGCGACGGCGTGGGCAAGCCGCGCGGCTTGCTGACTTACCCCACGGGCACGACCAACCCCGGTCAGGTTCAGCAAGTCAACTCCGGCGCTTCCGCCGCTCTCACGGCAGACGGTCTCCGCGCATTGTTCTACGCATTGAAAAGCCCCTACGCGGAACGCGCCAGCTGGTTGATGTCGCGCAGTTCGGTGGAAGCGGTTTCGAAACTCAAAGACACCAGCGGTCAATATCTCTGGCAACCGGGTCTGCAGGCTGGCGAACCGCAAACGCTGATGGGTCGCCCGATCGAACGCATGGAGGACATGCCGGACGTCGCCGCGAATTCCTTGTCAGTGGCCTTCGGCGACTGGCATCAGGCTTACGCGATTGTCGATCGCATCGGCATCCGCGTTCTTCGCGATCCTTTCAGCGCCAAGCCGTTTGTGATGTTCTACACCACCAAACGCACCGGCGGCGATGTGACGAACTTCGAAGCGCTCGTCCTGCAAAAAACCGCCTCCTAA
- a CDS encoding HK97 family phage prohead protease, with translation MNEVDDSGVFSGYASTFGNVDLGGELVEAGAFTQTLIESGGKIPLLDHHDPTRQIGWNLEAREDQHGLFVRGRLNLEVQAGREKHALMRQAAQVGARMGLSIGFRTLRDEADANDPRIRRLKEIELMEYSVVTFPMNPQATVTGLKHQDASFEALKQSLKQLTKHFLS, from the coding sequence ATGAACGAGGTGGACGACAGCGGCGTCTTTTCCGGCTACGCCTCGACCTTTGGCAACGTCGATCTCGGCGGCGAACTGGTCGAAGCGGGCGCCTTCACGCAAACGCTCATCGAATCTGGCGGCAAGATTCCGCTCCTCGATCATCACGACCCAACGCGCCAGATCGGCTGGAATCTGGAAGCGCGTGAAGATCAGCACGGCCTCTTTGTTCGCGGTCGTCTCAACCTCGAAGTGCAGGCGGGACGCGAAAAGCACGCGCTCATGCGGCAGGCGGCGCAAGTCGGCGCGCGCATGGGCTTATCCATCGGTTTCCGCACCCTGCGCGACGAAGCGGACGCGAACGACCCGCGCATTCGTCGGCTCAAGGAAATCGAGTTGATGGAATACAGCGTCGTCACCTTTCCGATGAACCCGCAAGCGACTGTGACCGGCTTGAAACATCAGGATGCTTCGTTCGAAGCATTGAAGCAATCTTTGAAACAACTCACGAAACATTTCTTGTCCTGA
- a CDS encoding phage portal protein: MNLFHWFQSKASATTRALTLMLPVGSSPAPRARYDALASEGYSCNSVVYACIREISEAAAGVDWLLYRASKTGRREEVVAHPLLDLLQKPNPFQGRFELIETLVSFLYLSGNAYLESVSDSRPTDVAPPQELYALRPDRMRILPHPLRRIEGYEYRVGGRAQTLSVEQILHLKLFHPLDDWYGLSPVQVAGLAIDKLNEGDRWNASLLQNSAVPSGALVSRQRLSDEQFQRLRDEMRSQLQGVSHAREPLLLEQDLEWKELSLSPKDMDWIEGLKLSAAQIAQVFNVPPELVGLQNATYQNRKEARKALYSEVVCPVLNRLRDALNQWLTPRYGEEWTLDYDRDSIPALSEDQESLWRRAGDSNFLTVNEKRRLVGYDDIPGGDRLESTDKGEKQ; the protein is encoded by the coding sequence ATGAATCTATTTCACTGGTTTCAAAGCAAGGCGAGCGCCACCACGCGCGCCTTGACCCTCATGCTCCCTGTGGGCAGTTCGCCCGCCCCGCGCGCGCGATACGACGCCCTGGCGAGCGAAGGCTATTCATGCAATTCCGTGGTCTACGCCTGCATTCGGGAAATTTCAGAAGCCGCCGCAGGCGTGGACTGGCTCCTGTATCGAGCCAGCAAGACGGGCCGACGCGAGGAAGTCGTCGCGCATCCGCTCCTCGATCTTCTGCAAAAACCCAATCCCTTTCAGGGTCGCTTCGAGTTGATCGAAACGCTGGTGTCCTTCCTTTATCTATCCGGCAACGCCTACCTTGAATCGGTCTCCGACTCTCGTCCGACAGACGTCGCGCCGCCGCAGGAGCTGTACGCGCTTCGCCCGGATCGCATGCGGATTCTGCCGCATCCCCTGCGCCGCATCGAAGGCTACGAGTACCGCGTTGGCGGCCGAGCGCAAACTTTATCGGTTGAGCAGATTCTGCATTTGAAACTGTTTCATCCTCTCGACGACTGGTACGGCTTGTCGCCGGTGCAGGTCGCCGGTCTGGCTATCGACAAGTTGAATGAAGGCGACCGCTGGAACGCATCCCTTCTGCAAAACTCCGCCGTTCCCTCCGGCGCGCTGGTGTCGCGGCAACGTCTGAGCGACGAGCAGTTTCAGCGCCTGCGCGATGAAATGCGCAGTCAGTTGCAGGGCGTCAGCCACGCGCGCGAACCGCTCCTGCTGGAACAGGATCTGGAATGGAAAGAATTGAGCTTGTCGCCCAAGGACATGGACTGGATCGAAGGGCTGAAACTGAGCGCGGCGCAAATCGCCCAGGTCTTCAACGTCCCGCCGGAACTGGTGGGTCTGCAAAACGCCACTTACCAGAACCGCAAGGAAGCTCGCAAAGCCCTGTACAGCGAAGTGGTCTGCCCGGTTCTCAACCGTCTGCGCGACGCCCTCAACCAATGGTTGACGCCGCGCTATGGCGAGGAATGGACTCTCGACTACGACCGCGATTCCATCCCGGCCCTGTCCGAAGATCAGGAAAGCCTCTGGCGTCGCGCCGGAGACTCCAACTTTTTAACCGTGAATGAAAAACGCCGCCTTGTTGGATACGACGATATCCCCGGCGGTGATCGACTGGAATCTACAGACAAAGGAGAGAAGCAATGA
- the terL gene encoding phage terminase large subunit, which produces MASVWGNKLARGNEAIRTLIESSVRPFIETGEKEKIQRKQNALDDLTFFAQTYFPHHLTDQPSVMHEELYATYQSVILQSESNGQGDRVARAAPRGNAKSTLSTLILPLWCIVGKRRRFIGVLSDTTEQAEEFLESIKAELEANERLREDFPDACARGRAWKAGQIITQNGVKVKCWGKRKRLRGARHGSRRPDLVICDDLEDDENIESPEQREKDRAWFFKAVMKIGGRYTVYLVIGTILHYDSLLSRLLKQPGWKARIWQAVLQWSPSPLWQDWERLFLSDGEEAADCFFKSHQKEMLEGAQELWPAGEPYYYLMKMRLIDGPAYFDSEKQNEPIHPSERLFNEDWFQFWDDSCFSSQGSLVLQAGESVLCAVDPSMGGASIKSDPSAIVVAVLRENGILDVLEADIQKRHPDRIMEDLFVFHQMYSFDRVVVEEVQFQELFKEHIARESARRGLYLPIEGTRPHIDKTLRISKLQPHIKNGFIRFRRSQTLLLNQLKYFPKADHDDGPDALEMIFSLAASHSGGPRVRRVH; this is translated from the coding sequence ACGACCTGACGTTTTTTGCCCAGACTTATTTTCCGCATCATTTGACCGATCAACCCTCCGTCATGCATGAGGAGCTTTATGCAACCTATCAATCCGTCATTCTACAATCTGAATCGAACGGCCAGGGCGACCGCGTGGCGCGGGCCGCCCCGCGCGGCAACGCCAAGTCGACGCTCAGCACGCTGATATTGCCCCTCTGGTGCATCGTCGGGAAAAGGCGCCGGTTTATCGGGGTGCTTTCCGACACCACCGAACAGGCTGAAGAATTTCTTGAGTCCATCAAAGCCGAGCTGGAAGCCAACGAACGATTACGGGAAGACTTTCCCGATGCATGCGCCAGAGGGCGCGCCTGGAAGGCGGGACAAATCATCACGCAAAACGGCGTGAAAGTGAAATGCTGGGGCAAACGCAAACGATTGCGCGGCGCCCGGCATGGCAGTCGACGCCCCGATCTGGTGATCTGCGACGACCTGGAAGACGATGAAAATATTGAATCGCCGGAACAACGCGAAAAAGACCGCGCCTGGTTCTTCAAGGCGGTGATGAAAATCGGAGGTCGCTACACCGTCTATCTGGTGATCGGAACGATCCTGCATTACGACTCGCTCCTGTCCCGACTGCTCAAACAACCGGGCTGGAAGGCCAGAATATGGCAGGCCGTTTTGCAATGGTCGCCGTCGCCGCTCTGGCAAGACTGGGAACGGCTCTTCCTCTCCGACGGAGAAGAGGCGGCAGATTGCTTTTTCAAATCACATCAAAAGGAAATGCTGGAAGGGGCGCAAGAGCTCTGGCCTGCGGGCGAACCTTATTACTATCTGATGAAGATGCGCCTGATCGACGGGCCGGCCTATTTCGATTCTGAAAAACAGAACGAGCCGATCCACCCTTCAGAACGCTTGTTCAACGAAGACTGGTTTCAGTTCTGGGACGATTCCTGTTTTTCTTCTCAGGGTTCTCTGGTCCTGCAAGCCGGGGAATCGGTGCTTTGCGCGGTCGATCCTTCGATGGGTGGCGCTTCCATCAAGTCGGACCCCTCGGCGATTGTCGTCGCGGTTCTGCGCGAGAACGGCATCCTCGATGTGTTGGAAGCGGATATTCAGAAACGCCATCCCGACCGCATCATGGAAGATTTGTTTGTCTTTCATCAAATGTATTCCTTCGATCGCGTTGTGGTCGAAGAAGTGCAGTTTCAGGAATTGTTCAAGGAGCATATCGCCCGCGAGAGCGCGCGCCGGGGTCTCTACCTTCCCATCGAAGGAACCCGGCCGCACATCGACAAAACTCTCAGGATTTCCAAACTGCAACCGCATATCAAAAACGGCTTCATCCGCTTTCGACGCAGTCAAACGCTCTTGCTCAATCAACTGAAATACTTTCCCAAAGCCGACCACGACGACGGCCCCGACGCGCTGGAGATGATCTTCAGCCTCGCCGCCTCTCACAGCGGCGGGCCGCGCGTGCGCCGCGTTCACTGA